In Patagioenas fasciata isolate bPatFas1 chromosome 11, bPatFas1.hap1, whole genome shotgun sequence, the genomic stretch gaagagaggagaaaatCGTCCTCTGGTTTCTACTCCTGACTCTTCCACACAACTCAGTACACCATACAgaacagtttctctgcctcagctGTAAAATAAAAGCCCAATGCAGCCCTGGTTCCTAAGTTACCAACAGCTCCAGCATTCCTTCAGAAGAGCCGCCAGAGCCTTTGAACCTGACATCAAGGCACCTCACCTGCACCTCGCGAGCACTCCGCTGAGGCTCTTCCGCATTTTCTCTCTCAATTTCATTACCTTCAATTGTTGGCATttgaaacctgaaaaaaaaaatacagatggtGATCAAGACATGAATCATTTTTAACTGCTCCTGGCTTTCAGGGAGTTCTTAGTCTGTCTTTCAAAAATGCAGTAAACAAATCCAATGTTTTAGATCCACCCTTCCATGTGTCTGTGAAACTCGCTGCTTGCTCAAGCACCCACGAGTGTTTGTACGTGACGCCCGGCCCAGCAGGAGCGGGCAGAGCAGGAACCCGAGGGTGCAGAGCGGCGCTGAGCTCCGGGCAGCGAGCGGCGTCCCGCACGGCCCTGGGCCGAGGGCAACgctccagagcagcagctccaaaCCTCACACCACTGGCTCAAACACCAGCTGCCCAGAAGTTTAATTTCTGCCATTTCTAGCCCCCACATCCTGTTCTGTGCTCCACAGCAACAGGGGATTGAATCTTTCCACAAATTTTGCTGTTAATAAAATGTGTGAAATACTCACGTACCTGATTATTCCATCTGTGAGGTGGGAAACTGAGCCTGCACAGATGTCAGAGAGTCAGAAATGATCGTCTTCAGTCTGCTATGAGGAAACTCCTTCAGTCTATGTATTCAATATAATGTTCAGGAATAAAGCATTAAAACAGTCAACAAAACACAACTTCAAtctattaagatttttttttaattctacagcTGCCTCCTCTAATTGCTGAGCATACAAAAACAGTAGGATACACAATAAAACAGATTAATAGATTGATGTCTGCATCGTTTCTGGTTTTTAGTACAAAACCTTCAAGTTCACTGGCTAAAAGCCCATGGGAAATCCTTGACAAAGGGTTCATTTAATACTGCACTCCAAGTTTGTAGTTATTACTGATATCATAATTCAAGTGTTCAAAAAGAGAGGGAAATTAAGACAAcaatatttttagtatttcatTTTGCAGGCTGTTCTTATTACACAGATAAAAAGACAAAACCTACCTGGCTTTTCCCAAAATATGTGAGAAGTTTTATGTTCTCTTTACTTAAAGGAAAAAATTTGAAAGAATGTTAGTATAATATTTgataattatttcagaaataggCACAAATACATTACCTGTAACTTTAAAGGGTTAGGCAAATAAAAACCCAATACTCTCACCCCAACAGTCTGATAAACACACCTCAAGTTACCTGTTTACCTGAAATGTTATTACATATTAATTAGTGAATAATGCAATGAAAAATCTTAGGCAAATTCATGCAGAATGAGACCTTCCTAAACACcataaatgaaaagcaaactCCAAAAAATTTGGAGTGCAAGAGATGCGTTTTATTGTATGCCCGTTACGATGAGTAACACATTTAGAAATAATAATCCCACATAACAGTGACAGTCTTATTTTACAGCGTGTACATCATTTTTACAGCCACATAAAACACGTATTTTTCTAAGAGATTTCCCAAATTTAACTTTCTGAAGtttagaaatataaaaaaaaatttattctCAAAGAACTGATTCTCATCTGGtgcaaaaacaaaacatgaacatTATCTGAAACACAAAGCCACAATATAGCATGAAGTTACAATTTATCATGTGAACAGCTGTGTGCAAACATGAAGCaactaaaaaagtaaaaaatacacaTTATATGCATAACATTTATGAACAGGTTTTTCATTAAATAGCCCTAGACCAGCTTGTTATATTAAGCGCCATTTGTTTTGCAGCATGCTAACACAAAGCTCGGTTTAAAGGGATGCATATTTTAAATGTATACACTGTAAACTCAAGATCCACCTCCAAACTCTAGTGGCAGCATGTTTTTCTGGTTAAATACTGCATATATACTTTCTTACAGATTGAAAATGCACGTTTATAGCATGgtatagacttttttttaaagaattgatTAAAAGGTGCAATTGTATGTCTATATTGAAAATTTCATATTAGGTGGTAGGACGATAATAGTCATACCTGTTAAGAATACTGCCCTAAGGAACTTCTAAGTACtctgaattttaattaaaaaacccctacatttttcaactttgttttaaatattcTCTTTAGAGAAGATTTTAAAGTAACGAGAAAAAGAATTAGTGTTGAGTCACAACACTATGAGCTGCATTCATTTTATCCTTAAAAACAAGACAGTCAAATTCAAAGTTCACTTTGTTATATGTGCCATACTGAACAACATTCAACTGTAGGTTCAGATAAAAAAGGGAAATTATATACATAGACATCTTAAATCCTAGCACCAGAACACCACCTTTGAGATCATAACGTAATGCTGTGTTTTAAACATCAGATCCTGCAATAAAATAGGTTAGCAGCtttgaaaaccacaaaaaaaattcTTGTTGGACCTCAACtaataaaggaaacaaaaaagtttcctaatgaaatgttaaaaaaaaaaaacaaagagcaaaatcaaaacaacaaaacccaagacAATCCCCCCAAATCTGACCAGTTCTGGAATTTAACTTCCAGGCACAATTTAAAAACGTTATGATCAAGTGACTGACTAAGACTCTCAAACTGCACATGCAGTCAGACTTGGTTGCCTTTGCAAACAATCCCACCATATACCTGACCTGTTTTTATATTGGAGACAAGTGCTGTTACGGACACAATGGGTAACACAATCCACTTCCTTTTGTCTTCTACAGCTTAACAACGTGTAATACTATTGATCTGAAGACATTCATCCATCGTTCTGCAAATTTAAGACATTCATCCATCCTTCTGCATTCTCTAGTGCTCTTTAGGTTCTGATAAGCAACAATCATAGGGCTATGAGATCCCTGTCAACCCTAATACTTTTAAGACTTTTAATACAAAGAATGTAAAGTTATGATTTAATATCAAGCTTTGAAACCAGGAGAAACAgttcatgagattttttttttttttgtccccaatTAGCATATCACAGTTTCTAAATTGCTTCCTTCTGGAGATCATTTATTACATTATGGCCTCTTTGTGGTGCCTCATtatatgctgatttttttcagaaGGTCTACGGAATCCCTTTTTGCAATACTCACACCTATGTGGATAGTCTTTTGTGTGTATTGATATTACGTGTCGTTTAAAGCCTGACGCATCCGTCGTGCTATATTCACAATACTGGCACTGATAAACTTTTCTTCCACTGTGGGTCTTCATGTGCTTCTTAAGTTCATTCTGTTGCCTAAATCCTCTTTTACATCTTTTGCACTTAAAAGGCAGGTCCTTGGTGTGAACTGAGAGGATATGCCCACTAAGTACAAAGGGATCTGATGTTTTAAAGTCACAGTGTCTACACTGATGTATCTTTTTACCTTTATGGGTCTCACTATGCTTTTTGAGCTCCGACGGACGATGGAAGCCTTTTTCACATACCTCGCATTTGTGAGGGAAATCCTTTGTGTGAACCGAAATAATGTGTCGCTTCAGGTCACTTGAGTTAGTGCTCTTATGGTCACAGTGTGGACACTGGTGAGTCTTATGCCCTTGAAATAATTCCATGTGCTGCTGCAGTTCTTTTTCGTCTGTAAACGCCTGGGGACAGTGCTCACATTTAAAGGGCAGATCAGTCCCGTGTTTGGTTTTGATGTGAGTTTTCAGGTTGGACTGATCGGCACACCTGAAGGCGCAGTGCTGGCACTGGTACGGCTTCTCCCCCGTGTGCGTCCTCATGTGCTTCTTCAGCTCCGATGGGTGCCGGAATCCCTTCCCGCACTCCACGCACACGTGAGGGAAGTTCTTGCTGTGAACCGCGAGCAGGTGTCTGTtgagcagcccctgctctgcagtTTCATAGTCACAATATTTGCACTTGTGCAGCTTGGGCTCCTTGTCCCTCAGAATTAGTTTATTAGAACTCAGGGGGCTcgcttctctgtatcttcttgtATATTCTGTAAACTCATGGGTTTTATCAACTTTGTTTATAAGTTTATGGCTTTCCAGGTGATTGTGGAAACTTACTTTTTTGTTAGTTGTAAAGTCGCAGTCTGTGCACTGGTATTTCTTCTTAATCATATGATCTGGATGATTCTTCATGTGCCTTTTCAAGAATCCTCTGGATTTAAATTTTTTCCCACAAATATGACAAGGGTAAACTGTTAAGGGCTGTCCGTCAGGACCTATTATAACAgctgtttttaaacaaacaaaaacaagttaTGAAGGAAACAAATTTACCCATTCAGAAGTTTTAAATCAGCCAACTGCTGTTCAGATTCATGCACTTACACTTGCAGCAGACAGAGAATGGTTCAGTAGTTTAAAAACAACCAATCCACAGCACCTATAGTTTATATAGCTTTGTTTTAGAAACTGCTCAAACAGATCAGTAATATCATCTGTGCAGTGAATATATCCATGCTTACTTTTTAATAGCTTGCAAAATCCCAACGAATTGCATCAGGCCTAAGCGAACTGACTTTGAATAGCAGAAATTATGACATTTTCTATACACAGAATTGGAGGGGGGAAGGACACAGGAAATTCGCAAATCACCATTTAGATTTTTCAATTCTGcaccagctttaaaaaaataaaaaaaaggaatagtACAGGAGTAAGTGCCACTCCGTGACAATAAGCATCACCGCACAGTGTTTACCTGTTTGCCATTGCctggcctctcctctcctccttt encodes the following:
- the ZNF711 gene encoding zinc finger protein 711 isoform X1 is translated as MDPGGGSLGLQTQESKMPHTMIMQDFVAGMAGTAHIDGDHIVVSVPEAVLVSDVVTDDGITLDHGLAAEVVQGPDIITETDVVTEGVIVPDSVLEADVAIEEALDTSDHVLTSDLITETVQVPDQVFVADLVTGPDGHLEHVVQDSGSGANSPTMVSEEVLVTNSDSEAVIQAAGTVPGSTVTIKTEDDDDGKSTSEDYLMISLDDVGEKLDHIGSTPLKISTEVTNDDVAKDDGFGSEVIKVYIFKAEAEDDVEIGGTEIVTESDFHNGHPVAGVIEQGGVGRMQREKMVYMAVKDSSQEDEDISCAEIADEVYMEVIVGEEEAASLPDTQLEDSGVNKTFVPVAWAAAYGDERRLPRRYEDGQAAGNNLDTRLENKNGNATQYLQICDSISTNRVLKQKTKKRRRGEARQWQTAVIIGPDGQPLTVYPCHICGKKFKSRGFLKRHMKNHPDHMIKKKYQCTDCDFTTNKKVSFHNHLESHKLINKVDKTHEFTEYTRRYREASPLSSNKLILRDKEPKLHKCKYCDYETAEQGLLNRHLLAVHSKNFPHVCVECGKGFRHPSELKKHMRTHTGEKPYQCQHCAFRCADQSNLKTHIKTKHGTDLPFKCEHCPQAFTDEKELQQHMELFQGHKTHQCPHCDHKSTNSSDLKRHIISVHTKDFPHKCEVCEKGFHRPSELKKHSETHKGKKIHQCRHCDFKTSDPFVLSGHILSVHTKDLPFKCKRCKRGFRQQNELKKHMKTHSGRKVYQCQYCEYSTTDASGFKRHVISIHTKDYPHRCEYCKKGFRRPSEKNQHIMRHHKEAIM
- the ZNF711 gene encoding zinc finger protein 711 isoform X2 — encoded protein: MDPGGGSLGLQTQESKMPHTMIMQDFVAGMAGTAHIDGDHIVVSVPEAVLVSDVVTDDGITLDHGLAAEVVQGPDIITETDVVTEGVIVPDSVLEADVAIEEALDTSDHVLTSDLITETVQVPDQVFVADLVTGPDGHLEHVVQDSGSGANSPTMVSEEVLVTNSDSEAVIQAAGTVPGSTVTIKTEDDDDGKSTSEDYLMISLDDVGEKLDHIGSTPLKISTEVTNDDVAKDDGFGSEVIKVYIFKAEAEDDVEIGGTEIVTESDFHNGHPVAGVIEQGGVGRMQREKMVYMAVKDSSQEDEDISCAEIADEVYMEVIVGEEEAASLPDTQLEDSGVNKTFVPVAWAAAYGDERRLPRRYEDGQAAGNNLDTRLENKNAVIIGPDGQPLTVYPCHICGKKFKSRGFLKRHMKNHPDHMIKKKYQCTDCDFTTNKKVSFHNHLESHKLINKVDKTHEFTEYTRRYREASPLSSNKLILRDKEPKLHKCKYCDYETAEQGLLNRHLLAVHSKNFPHVCVECGKGFRHPSELKKHMRTHTGEKPYQCQHCAFRCADQSNLKTHIKTKHGTDLPFKCEHCPQAFTDEKELQQHMELFQGHKTHQCPHCDHKSTNSSDLKRHIISVHTKDFPHKCEVCEKGFHRPSELKKHSETHKGKKIHQCRHCDFKTSDPFVLSGHILSVHTKDLPFKCKRCKRGFRQQNELKKHMKTHSGRKVYQCQYCEYSTTDASGFKRHVISIHTKDYPHRCEYCKKGFRRPSEKNQHIMRHHKEAIM